From the genome of Rhinoderma darwinii isolate aRhiDar2 chromosome 1, aRhiDar2.hap1, whole genome shotgun sequence:
ggaaAAACACCATCACGAGGCGTCCCGGGATATCCAGCCACTCTCGGTCAAGAAATTTAAAATCCTTTTCTTTAGGACTTTATCTAAGTAACTGGGAAGACGGCTCTTTGATGGGATTCCCTGTCTTTTCTGGAGGTGGTCCTTAATGATAATGGTTTTGACAGTTAAGTACCGAGTGGGGCTTAAGTTCAAGGAACTGCACAGAACCTTCTCCCTGTCCGATAACAACTCAAAACCTTGGAGGTTTTCGATGGCAGCGAATTCTCCCTCTTTACCATCCTCCCTTCCCCTCTTGGAGCCCGCAGTGTTTTTATTCTCTTTCCTTTTTTCCCGCTTGTGACGGGCAGCTTCGTACTCTGCCGACTCTTCCATCTTGGTGATGCCATTACGCCGGTACCGCTGCAGTTCTCGAAGCTTCGTCCTCAACATCCGTTCTTTGTGCATATTCTCAAAAAAGTCCTCAATTTCCTTACTGGACATAAACTGATAGAGCGGCCTTAGTTTTAACCGCAATTCCTTCTCCTCTTTCGAGATTTTCCTTTTGGCAGGCTTCTCTTTATCCTTTTTCTCTTTTCCCAAAAATGCAGGTACCAAGTTATAGTCCCGAGCTATGCTCTTCCTCCGTTGCCGTTCCTTCAGTTTCCGGACGTACATGTCCACACAAGATTCTTTAAGTTCTACTTCAacgtcatcatcatcataattGACAGACAGGCCGCTGATTAGCGTTTCAGCATCCTGATCGTATTCGATCTCGTAGTCGTCTCGAAGAGGCATGTACCCAAGCTGCTGCTGCTCCTGCACGGTGATGTCTAAAGGTGGCAATGGGGTTGTGATGCTGGGAGACAAAGGACCACCTGTAGGACAAGTGTGGTCCGTTACTCTGTTGGGAATACTGTCTGGTATGCATGCCTTGCCAAGGTTTCCATGGATATACATGCTGACGTAGTGTTCCATCACTTCCTGGGGAGTCCGGGATGCACCCACATGGGCAGCCATATCCTCCTGAAAAACACAAAAGTAAAAAGTCACATAACATATACCATACATAGCTAACCAACAGAGTCCGACCAACAGAGTCCGACCAACAGAGTCCGACCAACAGAGTCCGACCAACAGAGTCCGACCAACAGAGTCCGACCAACAGAGTCCGACCAACAGAGTCCGACCAACAGAGTCCGACCAACAGAGTCCGACCGTCAATGGTGATTTAGAAGATGACAAACATAATGTGGATGATGGAACTAGTCAGATGGACATTTTAGGATCCTACCAAAAGAGGTTTACACAATTTACATTGTTCTATGGACATTATATGGTTGTACGCGTGCACCGGATATCAATGGGTGTTGCTGAAATGGCCTTCGCTAACAGGAagtggtgtccacatactttcggCCATGGAGTATATGTGCATCTTTACACGGACTACTGAATCAAGCCAGGAGCCAATAAATGAGATGTCCTATGCTAGGACCACAGAGATAATTTTGTCTTCAGGTCGTGCTGTAACTAGCACCTAACTTTTTGAGTAGATTTCTATACCATAAAAATGTGAACACTCCGCTATTTCCATAGTTCCTATTGACGTTAATAGAGAGGGAAAGTTCATGCGTCCAATTCTCAAAAAAAAAGAAGATCGCTGTTCTCAGAATCAGTAGGGGCCCCTGTGGCTACACCCCCACTTATggcacttttatggcatatctagcTACGAAGAAGTCTATGGTGTTAAAAGGGAACCTATCACTAAGTTTTAAGCCACCAAACCACCTGCATGTAGTTCTGGGGTATAGCGCTCCAAACCTGCCAAGCTCTAAATCATCCGTTTAGGCAATGGTCAGTAAAAATAGCTTACAACTAACCGAAGTGAGTCCAGCCGCATCGGGCACATGTGCAATGTACGGTCCTCGGCTTAAGGTGCACAATGCGCATGCACCGGATGCCGCTCCTGGACTGAGATCAGTAACTTCGAAGTTCTTTTACTAACTATTGCCTAAACGGCCAGTTTCTACCTGGGCAGATTTGGAACACCAAACCCCAGaacgacatgctggtggtttGGTGGAATATTTTCTCTCTAAATCTACCACTATGACTGATTGATACAACGCACTTTACAGGTAACGGCAACATCAACCGATACGATAAATCATCGTAAATCACACTACttgaattttttctttttgtctgtgttttttttttcctccatcctTGCTGGAAGATTTTAAAAGGTCCTAACCCACGCATGTAAAAACAGAGTTCGCTTCTACAGGCCATTGTCCTTATCTTCAGTTAGATAAAACATAGCAAAATTCTTGGTGCCATAGTGGATTTGCAGCATGCCCACCAATATGGTGCCACCTTAGTATGCCCCATAgactttttgtaaaaataaacccATAGTCCAGACTGGTTGTAACCAGCAGCAACTTACATTTTCTTCTGCAGTTTCACTAAAGGAGGTTTTTAGCTTGACGGtaagaaatgttttgttttttttcaatataatCACAACGCTcattggttaaagaggctctgtcaccagattttgcaacccctatctgctattgcagcagatcggcgctgcaatgtagattacagtaacgtttttatttttaaaaaacgagcatttttggccaagttatgaccattttcgtatttatgcaaatgaggcttgcaaaagtacaactgggcgtgtattatgtgcgtacatcggggcgtttaatacttttactagctgggcgttctgatgagaagtatcatccacttctcttcagaacgcccagcttctggcagtgcagatctgtgacgtcactcacaggtcctgcatcgtgtcagacgagcggggacacatcggcaccagaggctacagatgattctgcagcagcatcggcgtttgcaggtaagtcgatgtagctacttacctgcaaacgccgatgctgctgcagaatcaagtgtagcctctggtgccgacacgatgcaggacctgtgagtgacgtcacagcgtgatctctcgagaacacggctgtgtctgcactgccagaagctgggcgttctgaagagaagtggatgatacttctcatcagaaagcccagctagtaaaagttgtaaacacgccccgatgtacgcacataatacacgcccacttggacttttacttttcaacacgcccagttgtacttttgcaagcctcatttgcataaatacgaaaatggtcataacttggccaaaaatgctcgttttttaaaaataaaaacgttactgtaatctacattgcagcgcctatctgctgcaatagcagatagggcttgcaaaatctggtgacagagcctctttaagtccgccGCCGCTCCTGGTCTTTGTTTATTTCTCCTGCAGTGATGACGTCACATACATCCACGTGAcagatgcagccaatcactggtcttgtGCTAAACATGCAAGCAtcactgctgaggccagtgattggctgcaggggttacGTGAATGTACGTGAAATTATCACTGCAGTACAAGTAAACAAACCGGTGGGAACCACCGCAGTGGCAGCGGATTTAACAGggtagtattgttttttttatttgatcacatTTCCTACTGTCAGGCCAATTTCCTAAACTcccggaaaaccccctttaaagtgTCCAAGAGTGTTCTTTTCTACCACATCACCTTATAAAGGTCAACCTCTGTCACCCCGGAACAGTCACCTTCTACCAATCTTTGAAGGTCTTCTTGATTTCAATACTTTTTTATGCTGGAATGATACAGTATCGTAGGAATTGCTAATGCTTCCGAAGAAAAGCAGTGAAGACGATCCTGAGTTGGAGAAATATCCAACCACACGAAGGAAGTGGTTAGATATTTCCGGGGCTTTCACGGCCAATTCATGTTCTGTACACGATGAGGATCCCAACTATCTCTAGGACACGTGATCTAATTAAAGGGAACattcccctttaaaggggttttccactaccggacaactgacgaCATATCCACCGGATAGGACATCGGTAtaagatcggtgcgtgtccgacacccggaccgatcagctgcaccggctgcctgcgggcaccggatgtcattgcacagtatgcagtgtcctgagccggaagcagttggctccgtacatagcatagcggccgtgttgcagaactccagctctgctcggccgctattccgtgaccagagccaactgcttccggcatggacgtccagtgcccagaggcagccggagcagatgatcagtgcggggtctgggtgtcgtacccccaccaatcaaatactGATGATCTTTCCAGTGGATATGCCATCAGTTGTCtggtcttggacaacccctttaagattgcaTAGCCATACTTTAGCGTAGGATCCATATACTTCTCGCCAAAATCATGAGCAGATCCCAACAAAGAA
Proteins encoded in this window:
- the TADA2B gene encoding transcriptional adapter 2-beta is translated as MADLGKKYCVYCLADVTSLRIRCTECQDIEMCTECFSAGAEIGNHRRWHGYQLVDGGRFTLWGPEAEGGWTSREEQLLLDAIEQFGFGNWEDMAAHVGASRTPQEVMEHYVSMYIHGNLGKACIPDSIPNRVTDHTCPTGGPLSPSITTPLPPLDITVQEQQQLGYMPLRDDYEIEYDQDAETLISGLSVNYDDDDVEVELKESCVDMYVRKLKERQRRKSIARDYNLVPAFLGKEKKDKEKPAKRKISKEEKELRLKLRPLYQFMSSKEIEDFFENMHKERMLRTKLRELQRYRRNGITKMEESAEYEAARHKREKRKENKNTAGSKRGREDGKEGEFAAIENLQGFELLSDREKVLCSSLNLSPTRYLTVKTIIIKDHLQKRQGIPSKSRLPSYLDKVLKKRILNFLTESGWISRDAS